One Chthoniobacterales bacterium genomic region harbors:
- a CDS encoding nuclease-related domain-containing protein, which produces MLISSAMFIWAIFLESAFLLLLGGTVLGLIHWKNRKKRHPFTQKILRPPGESLRIKLVELDERLNDRLIQLFLSAYSPLIMAGLVALQGVHTGIGVWITIAAIAAIASIWSAYRLWKVLNLRPRIRLGFEGERHVGEALNQLMLVGYRVFHDFLITDKPRSIRNIDHIVIGPNGVFAVETKTRRKMKGEKGATVTLLDNALQYPWGIDQRDLAQAQEEAAWLAEWLSKISDQSSEWDRYLSFRAGLSTGAQNW; this is translated from the coding sequence ATGCTGATTTCATCAGCGATGTTCATCTGGGCCATATTTCTAGAGAGCGCATTCCTCCTTTTACTTGGCGGTACCGTTCTCGGGCTGATTCACTGGAAGAATCGGAAAAAACGTCATCCCTTTACACAAAAGATTCTGCGTCCGCCGGGCGAATCCCTACGCATCAAATTGGTCGAACTAGACGAGCGATTGAATGATCGACTGATTCAGCTTTTCTTGTCGGCGTATTCGCCGCTCATAATGGCTGGTTTGGTCGCACTCCAAGGCGTCCATACCGGTATCGGAGTATGGATCACGATCGCTGCCATCGCTGCGATCGCATCGATTTGGTCGGCCTATCGACTGTGGAAAGTGCTCAATCTGCGACCTCGCATTCGCTTGGGTTTCGAAGGCGAGCGACACGTTGGCGAAGCGCTCAATCAGCTAATGCTCGTCGGCTACCGCGTTTTTCACGACTTCCTTATTACGGACAAGCCGCGCTCGATTCGAAACATTGATCACATTGTAATTGGTCCGAACGGAGTCTTTGCCGTTGAGACGAAGACCCGTCGAAAAATGAAGGGCGAAAAGGGCGCGACGGTCACCCTTCTGGATAACGCGCTGCAATATCCATGGGGTATTGATCAACGTGACCTAGCCCAGGCGCAGGAGGAGGCCGCGTGGTTAGCCGAGTGGCTCTCGAAAATCTCTGACCAATCATCAGAGTGGGATCGATACTTGTCCTTCCGGGCTGGTTTATCGACCGGCGCTCAAAACTGGTAG
- a CDS encoding branched-chain amino acid ABC transporter permease has translation MQILLNGLIAGCAISLLAVAFQLVYLPTRVFFIGLAGLYSLTPYFVRACQTVGLSLALGIAVAVVAAILLSVLCEWMNHAPLTRNRASEGAHLISSLGIYIVLVQTAAMIWGNETKTLRTGIDSTIHFSGAVLTSAQFVTAGVAAAMLTAFWILLRTTTIGLRLRALADNPTQFALFGYNNNAHRLIAFALGGAFAAASSLLTSYDIGFDPYTGLHAVLLAIVAVIIGGRYSFAGPAIGGLLLGFVREEVVWYFSARWQEAATFAILACFLLLRPQGLFGQQTRLEATTS, from the coding sequence ATGCAAATCCTCTTAAATGGCCTCATAGCCGGTTGCGCGATCTCGTTGCTCGCAGTGGCCTTTCAACTCGTCTATTTGCCGACGCGTGTATTTTTCATCGGCCTCGCCGGCCTTTATTCGCTCACGCCATATTTCGTCCGGGCGTGCCAGACGGTAGGGCTGTCACTCGCGCTCGGAATAGCAGTAGCCGTGGTTGCTGCGATCTTATTATCCGTTCTTTGCGAATGGATGAATCATGCGCCCCTCACACGGAATCGCGCTTCCGAGGGTGCTCATCTGATCTCATCCCTCGGTATTTACATAGTGCTCGTTCAGACGGCAGCCATGATTTGGGGCAACGAGACGAAAACCCTGCGTACGGGTATCGATTCAACAATCCACTTCAGTGGCGCGGTGCTCACCTCGGCCCAATTCGTAACGGCCGGTGTCGCCGCAGCGATGCTGACAGCGTTCTGGATCCTACTTCGCACGACCACGATCGGACTACGATTGCGCGCCTTGGCGGATAATCCGACACAATTCGCGCTCTTTGGTTACAACAACAATGCTCACAGACTGATCGCCTTTGCTCTGGGGGGAGCGTTCGCTGCCGCCAGTTCGTTGTTGACCAGTTACGACATTGGATTTGATCCATATACCGGGCTGCACGCAGTGCTTCTCGCGATAGTCGCCGTAATCATTGGTGGACGTTACTCCTTCGCCGGACCTGCAATCGGCGGATTGCTGCTCGGCTTTGTTCGGGAGGAAGTGGTTTGGTATTTTTCGGCTCGTTGGCAAGAAGCCGCCACGTTCGCGATCCTGGCATGCTTCCTTTTGCTCCGGCCGCAAGGCCTGTTTGGGCAACAGACGCGGCTTGAAGCAACTACTTCATGA
- a CDS encoding branched-chain amino acid ABC transporter permease: MNYLLHLFIYFDIYVIVALSLNLLVGYCGLLTLAHAGFYAVGGYVYALLALRLDWGFIPAVAVAILIGGLLSLTVSLPAWRLKGDFFVLVSLAVQALIFSVIYNWSDPDSALGSFRNLTNGPFGIAGIPKPNVLGFEFDHPASFAVLATTLAAFCAFIIWRLKKSPWGRVLVSMRDDELAARTLGKNTRLLKLQAVAISAAMVAIAGALYAAHLSYVDPTTASLDESILMLSMVIVGGAGNFRGPLVGALVLIALPELLRFTHLPGAFAANLRLGTYGLLLILMMHFRPQGIAGQYRFK, from the coding sequence ATGAACTACCTGCTTCACCTTTTCATTTACTTCGACATCTATGTGATTGTCGCTCTTAGCCTCAATCTTCTTGTCGGCTATTGCGGGCTGCTCACGTTGGCTCACGCTGGTTTCTATGCAGTCGGCGGCTATGTGTACGCTCTGCTCGCACTTAGACTCGACTGGGGTTTCATACCTGCGGTTGCTGTCGCCATTCTTATCGGCGGCTTGTTGAGTTTGACGGTTTCTCTGCCGGCGTGGCGGCTGAAAGGGGATTTCTTCGTGCTGGTCAGTCTCGCTGTCCAGGCGCTCATTTTCAGCGTTATCTACAACTGGTCTGATCCGGACTCGGCTCTCGGCTCATTCAGAAATCTTACGAACGGTCCGTTTGGGATTGCTGGAATACCGAAACCAAATGTTCTCGGATTCGAATTCGACCATCCCGCCAGCTTCGCCGTTCTCGCTACTACATTGGCTGCATTCTGCGCTTTCATCATCTGGCGGCTAAAGAAGTCACCTTGGGGGCGTGTTCTCGTTTCGATGCGCGATGACGAACTCGCGGCCCGAACCTTGGGCAAGAACACACGTCTTTTGAAATTGCAGGCTGTCGCAATCTCAGCCGCAATGGTTGCAATTGCCGGAGCGCTTTATGCTGCCCATCTCAGCTATGTCGATCCAACGACGGCGTCTCTCGATGAGAGTATCTTGATGCTCAGCATGGTCATTGTCGGCGGAGCCGGCAATTTCCGCGGACCGCTGGTGGGCGCTTTAGTCCTCATTGCGCTTCCCGAACTTCTCCGCTTCACACACTTGCCCGGAGCGTTTGCAGCCAACCTGCGTCTCGGGACCTACGGCTTGCTTCTCATCCTGATGATGCATTTCCGCCCGCAGGGAATAGCCGGGCAATACCGCTTCAAATAA
- a CDS encoding ATP-binding cassette domain-containing protein, which yields METPRERHEATELDADHDDQSGGKILLSARGLRKTFGGEVVLNGLDFDLHEGEVVLLRGENGSGKTTLINILTGNIEPDSGAIHYSSNGSSRAYEFPRRLWQGLGPQDHFRPEFVAQSGIGRTWQDVRLFNSQSLRDNIAVGVSAQPGENPLRTLFTPRHTRRVERQVGQKADKILADLDLGGREDSSADKISLGQSKRVAIARAFAAGARLFFLDEPLAGLDRQGIINVLALLESLIRQHRVTVVVVEHVFNQIHLHGLLTTDWLLANGRIQRTASEKIIGNRNTLTPQHRPAWFDLLVPSRAEVLEETLPRGAILTRIRSGKRGSESRKILEIRNLVVNRGSHTSIGLDDGREISGLNLALYEGETAVLQAPNGWGKTTLGEAIIGLIPIDRGEILFDGQDIKQLHVWQRARARLHFVPARSNVFPTLTVEESLRAAGIQDAPPHLKPLLQRTAAQLSGGERQKLSLASVPANSRLVVYDEPFSALDSAALMTHANTIVQGHNAKLIMLPQSDAPLSTANETNMNSD from the coding sequence GTGGAAACACCAAGAGAACGACACGAGGCGACAGAATTGGATGCCGATCACGACGATCAATCAGGAGGGAAGATTCTCCTCTCCGCTCGTGGCTTGCGTAAGACTTTTGGCGGCGAGGTTGTTCTCAACGGACTCGATTTCGATCTGCACGAAGGTGAAGTCGTTCTATTGCGTGGCGAGAATGGCTCGGGAAAGACCACGTTGATCAATATCCTCACAGGAAATATCGAGCCCGATTCTGGCGCAATTCACTATAGCAGTAATGGATCATCGCGCGCTTATGAATTTCCACGACGGCTGTGGCAAGGGTTAGGTCCTCAAGATCATTTTCGGCCGGAATTCGTCGCCCAGAGCGGAATTGGCCGAACCTGGCAGGATGTACGTCTGTTCAATTCTCAATCATTGCGGGACAACATTGCCGTCGGTGTTTCAGCCCAGCCAGGCGAGAATCCTTTGCGCACTCTATTTACTCCGCGACACACCCGCCGAGTAGAGCGCCAAGTCGGTCAGAAGGCTGACAAGATACTTGCCGATCTTGATCTTGGCGGACGCGAAGATTCTTCGGCGGATAAAATCTCGCTCGGACAATCCAAGCGGGTTGCCATCGCGCGCGCATTCGCAGCCGGCGCTCGATTGTTCTTCCTTGATGAACCGTTGGCCGGGCTGGACCGGCAAGGCATCATCAACGTCCTCGCCTTGCTCGAGTCACTGATTCGCCAGCACAGGGTTACCGTTGTTGTTGTGGAACACGTTTTTAATCAAATTCATCTACACGGCCTTTTGACGACGGACTGGCTACTGGCGAATGGCAGGATTCAACGAACTGCCAGCGAAAAGATCATTGGAAATCGCAATACGCTAACGCCACAACATCGACCCGCCTGGTTCGACCTTCTCGTGCCGAGTCGGGCGGAAGTTTTGGAAGAAACTTTACCACGTGGGGCCATACTAACTCGAATTCGGTCTGGCAAGCGCGGCTCAGAATCCAGAAAAATCCTTGAGATTCGCAACCTAGTCGTGAATCGCGGTTCACACACCTCGATTGGTCTCGATGATGGACGTGAGATTTCTGGACTCAATCTCGCACTTTACGAAGGCGAAACCGCCGTCTTGCAGGCTCCAAACGGTTGGGGGAAAACGACACTCGGCGAAGCGATCATAGGCCTTATTCCCATCGATCGCGGCGAGATTCTATTCGACGGTCAGGACATTAAACAGCTGCATGTGTGGCAACGCGCTCGTGCAAGACTTCACTTCGTTCCCGCACGCAGCAATGTATTTCCAACACTCACGGTCGAGGAATCTCTACGCGCGGCCGGCATCCAGGATGCCCCCCCGCACTTAAAACCTCTCTTACAGCGCACGGCAGCGCAACTTAGCGGAGGCGAGCGACAAAAACTCTCCCTCGCTTCAGTGCCAGCAAATAGCCGCCTCGTTGTGTACGACGAGCCTTTTTCAGCTCTCGATTCCGCTGCTCTGATGACTCACGCAAACACCATCGTCCAAGGGCATAATGCCAAATTGATTATGTTGCCCCAATCTGACGCACCGCTTTCCACGGCAAATGAAACCAATATGAACAGCGACTAA
- a CDS encoding ABC transporter substrate-binding protein, with protein MMNPSSKRKSIGISALAGFFVLFLVGSCNKQTSTEAQKETGTDKILVGSILALTGPAASYGEMMQRGLQLAESEINASGGIGGKQLSVIIEDSQFSAPKAVSAFQKLTSVQNVKAIVGITGSKIALPVAEAAKSGNYLIIDALSTAPALTERGGPRYFRVIASDALAGKYNTDWAIEEGMKKPALIYVEDEWGASYRNALQTYLKSKGFPDPLIEGVAAGSRDFRTQLQKIKDSVCDVVFLLTYSNEGAPFVQQLREAGVTSRVYGSDNLSSPEFTAVGATVIEGVRVALPLPTEGTEYDEFVKRFKTEFGMDPDVNALKSYDALNVAAKGMKEVGTDPNKIADYLHSPQFSYRGISGEIRFDQNGDLVSQQYRRQVYQNGSLVPWKMSKE; from the coding sequence ATGATGAATCCATCTTCCAAACGAAAATCGATTGGCATTTCAGCTCTCGCGGGATTTTTCGTCCTTTTCCTCGTTGGCAGTTGTAACAAACAAACTTCCACGGAAGCGCAAAAGGAAACGGGCACTGACAAGATTCTCGTGGGATCTATTTTGGCGCTCACCGGACCAGCTGCGTCATACGGAGAGATGATGCAACGCGGACTTCAGCTCGCGGAATCCGAGATCAACGCTTCAGGAGGGATCGGAGGTAAACAGTTGAGCGTTATTATCGAAGATTCACAGTTTTCGGCACCCAAGGCCGTCTCCGCATTTCAGAAACTGACTTCGGTGCAAAACGTCAAAGCGATTGTTGGGATTACTGGCAGCAAGATCGCTCTTCCAGTAGCCGAAGCGGCAAAATCAGGAAACTATCTCATCATTGATGCGCTTAGTACCGCGCCGGCTCTGACAGAGCGAGGGGGTCCTCGCTATTTCCGTGTCATCGCATCGGATGCGTTGGCTGGGAAATACAATACCGACTGGGCAATTGAAGAGGGCATGAAAAAGCCTGCCCTCATCTATGTAGAAGACGAATGGGGGGCGAGTTATCGGAACGCCCTTCAAACATATCTCAAATCGAAAGGGTTTCCTGATCCGTTGATTGAAGGCGTAGCCGCGGGAAGCCGGGACTTCCGCACTCAGCTTCAGAAAATTAAAGATAGCGTTTGCGATGTTGTCTTTCTCCTTACGTACAGCAACGAAGGAGCGCCCTTCGTTCAACAACTGCGTGAAGCTGGCGTCACTTCACGAGTCTATGGCAGCGACAACCTTAGTTCGCCTGAGTTTACTGCCGTAGGCGCAACCGTTATCGAAGGCGTCCGCGTCGCCCTTCCATTGCCAACGGAAGGAACGGAGTACGACGAATTCGTCAAAAGGTTCAAGACCGAATTCGGAATGGACCCCGATGTGAACGCTCTTAAGAGCTACGACGCGCTAAACGTTGCCGCGAAAGGAATGAAAGAAGTCGGAACAGATCCAAACAAAATTGCCGACTATCTGCATTCGCCTCAGTTCTCGTATCGCGGCATCTCCGGCGAGATTCGCTTTGATCAAAACGGCGATTTAGTGAGTCAACAATATCGACGCCAGGTTTACCAAAACGGATCGTTGGTGCCTTGGAAGATGTCCAAAGAATAA